DNA from Candidatus Bathyarchaeota archaeon:
TTTCTTGCTCTTTTTTCTTGGTCATGCTGGTTTCCTCTTAATTATATATAATTACTGGAAATGCCTCTCGCATTTAAAGACTTTCATATCTCTAGACATTATATTAAGTCACAATCCCACAGCTTCAAGAGCGTTGTAAAGTTTGACACCATCAAGATAGTTCCAACGAGAAGATCAAGCTAACATGGGTGCAATGGCTCGCGTAATACCATCAAGGTATGGGTATATCCACAGATTTTAGAAGCATTCCAGTACTTAGGAATACTATCCATATTTCGATCAGTATATGCATGCTTTTCTTTTGGAACGCGTTTTGTTATCCCCGCTGCAATTGGAGTGAGAATAGAAATATTAGTGGTAGATTGATTTTTTGTTTGAGAAGCTTCGCTGACGCCTTGGCGAATAAGTAGCCTAGTGACAGGTGGCCTACTGCAAACGTGGTCTTTACGCTCCAAACGAGAGAATGCTTTCGCTAAAATAATCTTTGTTTCCTAATAAAGCGTATGATTACTGACAGTTACTTAGTGAAGGCATGTCTGAAAAAGTGTGATGGAATGTTTTTTGTTATAATGGTTTAGTTATTTGGTTGGGCGATATGAGTGTGTCTTTCAGCCCTTTATCTCCGATGAACTTTTTGAGTTGTGTGTCTAATGTTAAGAGTTTGAGGTTGAGGTGGAGCGAGGTTGAGTATAATATGTTGTCTATCATGTCCTTGTGGCCCAGTTTCTGTAGTATCAAGGCTTCGTTGAATATTTCAGGGTTTTCATCAACCTTCGTGTATCTGTCAGCTTTCATTATGCTTTTGAGGCCGATTTTGAAGCGTTCTTCGTTGAACGTTTGTGATGTTAAAAATCTGGATGTTACCCATAGTGATTCTAAAATGCTGAATTGTGAATAGTATATTTTTTCGTTTGTTTCATCAAGCTTTTTTAGTCCTTTTGAAACCTCTGTGCCGACGTTTATTCCAAGGGTTGGAAGTATGAATGATGTGTCAAGGAGAATGCTTGGTGTGGGTTGCTTGTTCTTCAATGCTTATTTCCTCGATTTGATCGTGGGTTATGGATGCAAATCTTTCGCCTGAAAGGGCTAGGTGAATAGGGTCTTGGATGCTTTCTATGACTAGTGTGTTTCCAACGATTCTTAGTGATATTTTTTGTCCTTCTTTTAGTCCGAGGGTTTTGACCACGGCCTTCGGTATGTAGATGGCGTATTTTTTTCCGATTCGGGTTTGTATAGTCAGACTCAAGGCTGTTCACCAGGAAAGTATTGGATTGCCGGACTTAAAAATGTTTTCTGGTAACCTGTAAACAGGTTTTTTTGTCTTGAATAGAAGGATGCTTTTGCTCAAGTAATTTCTGTTCTGTATCGAATGAAGAGTGGGGTGAATATTACTGTTGCAGTTATGATTGAGTGGGTTATGGTTCGGTGTTCCACGCCGGGGATTAGTAGGTCTACGTCGGGTATCATTGAGAGTAGGAGTACGAGTGGGAGGTTGACTTCTTGTTTCATCTTTAG
Protein-coding regions in this window:
- a CDS encoding PIN domain-containing protein, translating into MKNKQPTPSILLDTSFILPTLGINVGTEVSKGLKKLDETNEKIYYSQFSILESLWVTSRFLTSQTFNEERFKIGLKSIMKADRYTKVDENPEIFNEALILQKLGHKDMIDNILYSTSLHLNLKLLTLDTQLKKFIGDKGLKDTLISPNQITKPL
- a CDS encoding AbrB/MazE/SpoVT family DNA-binding domain-containing protein, producing the protein MSLTIQTRIGKKYAIYIPKAVVKTLGLKEGQKISLRIVGNTLVIESIQDPIHLALSGERFASITHDQIEEISIEEQATHTKHSP